A window of Tautonia plasticadhaerens contains these coding sequences:
- a CDS encoding lipid-A-disaccharide synthase N-terminal domain-containing protein codes for MSSWFGVDNWVDGCWLGVGFLGQLLFTSRFLVQWLASERRRDSVVPNAFWWFSLAGGLTLLSYAVFRLKDPVIIVGQGAGVFIYTRNLYLISRARQESGGEPPRGTAAEGILPPEVRAHPASSSSPAPNGLTRAEALVPAAVDRD; via the coding sequence ATGTCGTCGTGGTTCGGGGTGGACAACTGGGTCGACGGGTGCTGGCTCGGGGTCGGTTTCCTCGGTCAGCTGCTCTTCACGTCGCGCTTCCTGGTCCAGTGGCTGGCCTCGGAGCGCCGGCGGGACTCGGTCGTGCCCAACGCCTTCTGGTGGTTCAGCCTGGCCGGCGGGCTGACCCTGCTCTCCTACGCCGTCTTCCGGCTGAAGGATCCGGTCATCATCGTCGGCCAGGGGGCCGGCGTGTTCATCTACACGCGCAACCTCTACCTGATCTCCCGGGCCCGCCAGGAGTCCGGGGGCGAGCCCCCCCGGGGGACGGCCGCCGAGGGGATCCTGCCCCCCGAGGTCCGCGCCCACCCGGCCTCCTCCTCCTCCCCGGCCCCCAACGGCCTGACGAGGGCCGAGGCCCTGGTCCCGGCCGCCGTCGACCGAGATTGA
- a CDS encoding glycosyltransferase family 2 protein — MSTMRSDPSHRPGGSSHLPSREGGSTAPGGIGLSIIVPARNEAESLPRLIEEIALAFRPIVARGESAGHRMEGFEVVLVDDASTDDTPEVLDRLAPGYPELKPVRMARNVGQSSAIVAGFREARGAFVATLDADLQNDPGDLARLWDLLPGFDAVLGWRQTRRDVWTKRQVSRWANRVRNLVLGQSIRDTGCSVRIFPRDVALRLPMFHGAHRFFGPLLLREGCAIRQEPVGHRPRPHGSSHYSLRNRSWAVVVDLIGVAWLMRRPVRYEAADVPPAAPGPGASARPVASRQEA, encoded by the coding sequence ATGTCGACGATGAGGTCCGACCCGTCGCACCGCCCCGGCGGGTCGTCCCACCTCCCGAGCCGGGAGGGCGGATCGACTGCGCCCGGGGGGATCGGCCTCTCGATCATCGTCCCGGCCCGGAACGAGGCCGAGTCCCTGCCGCGACTGATCGAGGAGATCGCCCTCGCCTTCCGGCCGATCGTCGCCCGGGGGGAGTCCGCCGGGCACCGGATGGAGGGGTTCGAGGTCGTCCTGGTCGACGACGCCTCGACCGACGACACGCCCGAGGTCCTCGACCGCCTGGCCCCGGGCTACCCGGAGCTGAAGCCCGTCCGCATGGCCCGGAACGTCGGCCAGTCCTCGGCGATCGTCGCCGGGTTCCGGGAGGCCAGGGGGGCGTTCGTCGCCACGCTCGACGCCGACCTCCAGAACGACCCGGGCGACCTGGCCCGGCTCTGGGACTTACTGCCGGGGTTCGACGCCGTCCTCGGCTGGCGGCAGACGAGGCGGGACGTCTGGACCAAGCGGCAGGTCAGCCGATGGGCCAACCGGGTCCGCAACCTGGTGCTCGGCCAGTCGATCCGGGACACCGGCTGCTCGGTCCGCATCTTTCCTCGGGACGTCGCCCTCCGCCTGCCGATGTTCCACGGGGCCCATCGGTTCTTCGGCCCGCTGCTGCTGCGGGAGGGGTGTGCCATCCGCCAGGAGCCGGTCGGGCACCGGCCCCGGCCGCACGGCAGCTCGCACTACTCGCTTCGGAATCGGTCGTGGGCGGTCGTCGTCGACCTGATCGGGGTGGCCTGGTTGATGAGACGGCCGGTGCGGTACGAGGCGGCCGACGTGCCCCCGGCCGCCCCGGGTCCCGGCGCATCGGCCCGGCCCGTCGCGTCCAGGCAGGAGGCCTGA